A region from the uncultured Stenotrophomonas sp. genome encodes:
- the infA gene encoding protein chain initiation factor IF-1 (Evidence 2a : Function of homologous gene experimentally demonstrated in an other organism; Product type f : factor), with product MSKDDSIEFEGTVSETLPNTTFRVRLENGHEIIAHISGRMRKNYIRILTGDRVKVEMTPYDLTKGRITYRMK from the coding sequence ATGTCGAAAGACGACTCCATCGAGTTCGAAGGCACCGTCAGCGAGACGCTTCCGAACACCACGTTCCGCGTTCGTCTGGAAAACGGGCACGAGATCATCGCCCACATCTCCGGCCGCATGCGCAAGAACTACATCCGCATCCTCACCGGCGACCGCGTCAAGGTCGAAATGACGCCGTACGACCTGACCAAGGGCCGCATCACCTACCGCATGAAGTAA
- a CDS encoding conserved hypothetical protein (Evidence 4 : Homologs of previously reported genes of unknown function) yields the protein MAHIRWLDSLQAIPTRCWDGLHDGRNPFVSHTFLAGLEEHGCLRPEWGWTPQHLTLWRGDELVGAVPGYLKENSHGEFVFDHAWAHAYARHGLDYFPKWLGAVPYSPVTGPRLLARDDDDRRALLHAIVEHVQAAGLSSAHVNFHDAAEDGLFDDDWLQRLDVQFQWQRQPDWECFDDFLAAMDNKRRKNIRQERAKISRAGIGFRIVHGDEAGDDDLRAMHGFYLQTFAEYGNAPALTLPFLRHLAERMPRQLVLFLAMQDDMPIAGALCLRGGDTLYGRYWGGTALPGLHFETCYYQGIDYCLREGLQRFEPGAQGEHKLARGFLPTEVRSRHWIGDPAFRQALADWCGRERLDMARYARQLAAHSPFKLVGAT from the coding sequence ATGGCGCACATCCGCTGGCTGGATTCACTGCAGGCCATCCCGACCAGATGCTGGGATGGCCTGCACGACGGCCGCAACCCCTTCGTCAGCCACACTTTCCTCGCCGGGCTGGAAGAGCACGGCTGCCTGCGCCCGGAATGGGGCTGGACGCCGCAACACCTGACGCTGTGGCGCGGCGATGAACTGGTCGGCGCGGTACCGGGCTACCTGAAGGAAAATTCGCACGGCGAATTCGTGTTCGACCACGCATGGGCGCATGCCTACGCGCGACATGGGCTGGACTACTTCCCCAAATGGCTCGGCGCCGTGCCCTATTCGCCGGTCACCGGCCCGCGCCTGCTGGCCCGCGATGACGACGACCGCCGCGCCCTGTTGCATGCCATCGTCGAGCACGTGCAGGCCGCCGGGTTGTCGTCAGCCCACGTCAATTTCCACGACGCCGCCGAGGATGGGCTGTTCGACGACGACTGGCTGCAACGGCTGGACGTGCAGTTCCAGTGGCAGCGCCAGCCCGACTGGGAATGCTTCGACGACTTCCTCGCGGCGATGGACAACAAGCGCCGCAAGAACATCCGCCAGGAACGCGCGAAGATCAGCCGCGCCGGTATCGGCTTCCGCATCGTCCACGGCGACGAGGCCGGCGACGACGACCTGCGCGCGATGCACGGCTTCTACCTGCAGACCTTCGCCGAGTACGGCAATGCACCGGCGCTGACCCTGCCGTTCCTGCGCCATCTGGCCGAGCGGATGCCGCGGCAACTGGTGCTGTTCCTCGCCATGCAGGACGACATGCCGATTGCCGGCGCCCTGTGCCTGCGCGGCGGCGACACGCTGTATGGCCGCTACTGGGGCGGCACCGCCCTGCCCGGTCTCCACTTCGAAACCTGTTACTACCAGGGCATCGACTACTGCCTGCGCGAAGGCCTGCAACGCTTCGAGCCCGGCGCGCAGGGCGAGCACAAGCTGGCGCGCGGCTTCCTGCCAACCGAAGTGCGCAGCCGCCACTGGATCGGCGACCCGGCCTTCCGGCAGGCGCTGGCGGACTGGTGCGGCAGGGAACGGCTGGACATGGCGCGCTATGCAAGGCAACTGGCAGCCCACTCGCCATTCAAACTCGTAGGAGCGACGTGA
- the clpS gene encoding regulatory protein for ClpA substrate specificity (Evidence 2a : Function of homologous gene experimentally demonstrated in an other organism; PubMedId : 11931773, 12576022; Product type r : regulator) — MPRKLQHENDHALLVETGKPEVAPPPLYQVMLLNDDYTPMDFVVTVLQDFFGMDLDRATQVMLHVHTRGRGICGVYSREVAETKVAQVNEFARMNQHPLLCTMEKA; from the coding sequence ATGCCACGCAAGCTCCAACACGAAAACGACCATGCCCTGCTGGTGGAAACCGGCAAGCCCGAAGTCGCGCCGCCGCCGCTGTACCAGGTCATGCTGCTCAACGACGACTACACCCCGATGGATTTCGTGGTGACCGTGCTGCAGGATTTCTTCGGCATGGACCTGGACCGCGCCACCCAGGTGATGCTGCACGTCCATACCCGCGGCCGCGGCATCTGCGGCGTTTACAGCCGCGAGGTGGCCGAAACCAAGGTCGCCCAGGTCAACGAATTCGCGCGCATGAACCAGCACCCGCTGCTGTGCACGATGGAAAAGGCCTGA
- the aat gene encoding leucyl/phenylalanyl-tRNA-protein transferase (Evidence 2a : Function of homologous gene experimentally demonstrated in an other organism; PubMedId : 1909328, 7657641; Product type e : enzyme), with translation MNQRPFLLPPAPDAPFPPAELALREPDGLLAVGGDLSPARLLNAYAGGIFPWFSEGQPLLWWSPDPRMVFRTDGVHLSSRFRRGLRASTWHITADTAFAEVMQACALAPRPGQDGTWITEDMLHAYAELHRLGHAHSVEVRDGDALVGGIYGVAIGRMFFGESMYSARSGGSKVALAGLARALHDWGWPLIDAQVENPHLLRMGAAHLPRDAFLSQVRQLARLPEPAGSWTRRFGERTATDLARGRSFPAV, from the coding sequence ATGAACCAACGCCCGTTCCTGCTACCGCCCGCCCCCGACGCGCCATTCCCGCCGGCCGAGCTGGCGCTGCGCGAACCCGATGGCCTGCTCGCCGTCGGTGGCGACCTGTCGCCAGCGCGGCTGCTCAACGCCTATGCCGGCGGCATCTTCCCGTGGTTTTCCGAAGGCCAACCGCTGCTGTGGTGGTCGCCAGACCCGCGCATGGTGTTCCGCACCGATGGCGTGCACCTGTCCTCGCGCTTCCGCCGCGGGTTGCGCGCCAGCACATGGCACATCACCGCCGACACCGCGTTCGCCGAGGTGATGCAGGCCTGCGCACTGGCCCCGCGCCCGGGGCAGGACGGCACGTGGATCACCGAGGACATGCTCCATGCCTATGCCGAGCTGCACCGGCTCGGCCACGCCCATTCGGTGGAGGTCCGCGACGGCGACGCACTGGTCGGCGGCATCTACGGCGTGGCCATCGGCCGCATGTTTTTCGGCGAGAGCATGTACAGCGCCCGCAGCGGCGGCTCCAAGGTGGCGCTGGCCGGGCTGGCGCGGGCGTTGCACGACTGGGGTTGGCCATTGATCGACGCCCAGGTCGAGAACCCGCACCTGCTGCGCATGGGTGCCGCCCACCTGCCGCGCGACGCCTTCCTGAGCCAGGTCCGGCAACTGGCACGGTTGCCGGAACCGGCCGGCAGCTGGACCCGGCGTTTCGGTGAACGGACCGCGACGGATCTGGCCAGGGGCCGTTCATTTCCGGCCGTTTAA
- a CDS encoding conserved exported hypothetical protein (Evidence 4 : Homologs of previously reported genes of unknown function): MKKIAIAVAMAGLMAGMTGTAGAGEPDPGIKAQLDSLEYTYEVDEDGDYRMVFDMENERTQLVFVRSTVETYGNHRVREIWSPGYKSPGPQFPALIANRLLEDSNDSKLGSWVKQGDAAMFVVKIDADAGAEMLGDAIDAAIKSADAIELELTSQDDF, translated from the coding sequence ATGAAGAAGATCGCAATCGCAGTGGCAATGGCCGGCCTGATGGCCGGCATGACCGGAACCGCGGGCGCCGGCGAGCCGGACCCGGGCATCAAGGCACAGCTCGATTCGCTGGAGTACACCTACGAGGTCGACGAGGACGGCGACTACCGCATGGTGTTCGACATGGAGAACGAGCGCACCCAGCTGGTGTTCGTGCGTTCGACGGTCGAAACCTATGGCAACCACCGCGTCCGCGAGATCTGGTCGCCCGGCTACAAGTCGCCCGGCCCGCAGTTTCCGGCGCTGATTGCCAACCGCCTGCTGGAGGACTCCAACGATTCCAAGCTGGGCAGCTGGGTCAAGCAGGGCGACGCGGCCATGTTCGTGGTCAAGATCGACGCCGACGCCGGCGCGGAAATGCTCGGCGACGCCATCGACGCGGCGATCAAGAGCGCCGATGCGATCGAGCTGGAACTGACCTCGCAGGACGACTTCTGA
- the clpA gene encoding ATP-binding protease component (Evidence 2a : Function of homologous gene experimentally demonstrated in an other organism; Product type e : enzyme) → MFSKDLEQTIGQCYKRAREARHEFMTVEHLLLALLENPSAQAVLKACGADLERLRQELEQAVETSVSRLADDDGRDTQPTLGFQRVLQRAVYHVQSSGKKEVTGANVLVAIFGEKDSHAVYYLNQQDVTRLDIVNYLSHGIAKVGEEGEAAPSIDGEGRAEGGEGEAKGDALAEYASNLNEQARAGRIDPLVGRRDEIERTIQVLCRRRKNNPLLVGEAGVGKTAIAEGLAKRIVDGEVPEVLADAVIYSLDLGALVAGTKYRGDFEKRLKGVITALKKVPGAVLFIDEIHTIIGAGSASGGTMDASNLIKPALASGELRCIGSTTFQEYRGIFEKDRALARRFQKIDIVEPTVGEAYEILKGLRPKYETHHGVTYADDALQAAVDLSVKHIGDRLLPDKAIDVIDEAGARQRLLPEDERKATIDVEEVEAIVAKMARIPAKQVTATDKDVLQHLERNLKMVIFGQDPAIESLASAIKLSRSGLGNPEKPIGNFLFAGPTGVGKTEVTRQLALQLGIELVRFDMSEYMEPHSISRLIGAPPGYVGFDQGGLLTEKIVKTPHCVLLLDEVEKAHPDIFNILLQVMDRGILTDTNGREANFKNVILVMTTNAGAAQASRRSIGFTKQDHATDAMEVIRRSFTPEFRNRLDAVVQFQALGFEHILRVVDKFLIELEMLLQDKHVALSATPAARDWLAQHGFDPDMGARPMARVIQDRIKRPLADELLFGKLVGGGKVGIDVRDGELVVEATSEPERLLPATV, encoded by the coding sequence ATGTTCAGCAAAGACCTCGAACAGACGATTGGCCAGTGCTACAAGCGCGCCCGCGAGGCCCGCCACGAATTCATGACCGTCGAGCACCTGCTGCTGGCGTTGCTGGAGAATCCGTCCGCGCAGGCCGTGCTCAAGGCCTGCGGTGCCGACCTGGAGCGCCTGCGGCAGGAACTGGAGCAGGCGGTGGAAACCTCGGTGTCGCGGCTGGCCGACGACGATGGCCGCGACACCCAGCCCACGCTCGGCTTCCAGCGCGTGCTGCAGCGGGCGGTCTACCACGTGCAGTCCTCGGGCAAGAAGGAGGTCACCGGCGCCAACGTGCTGGTGGCGATCTTCGGCGAGAAGGATTCGCACGCGGTCTACTACCTGAACCAGCAGGACGTGACCCGGCTGGACATCGTCAACTACCTCTCGCACGGCATTGCCAAGGTCGGCGAGGAGGGCGAGGCCGCGCCTTCCATCGATGGCGAGGGTAGGGCCGAGGGCGGCGAGGGCGAGGCCAAGGGCGATGCGCTGGCCGAATACGCCAGCAACCTCAACGAACAGGCCCGCGCCGGCCGCATCGACCCGCTGGTCGGGCGCCGCGACGAGATCGAGCGCACCATCCAGGTGCTGTGCCGCCGCCGCAAGAACAACCCGCTGCTGGTGGGCGAGGCCGGCGTGGGCAAGACCGCCATTGCCGAAGGCCTGGCCAAGCGCATCGTCGACGGCGAGGTGCCCGAGGTGCTGGCCGACGCGGTGATCTATTCGCTGGACCTGGGCGCGCTGGTGGCCGGCACCAAGTACCGCGGTGACTTCGAGAAGCGCCTGAAGGGCGTGATCACCGCGCTGAAGAAGGTGCCTGGCGCGGTGCTGTTCATCGACGAGATCCACACCATCATCGGCGCCGGCTCGGCCTCGGGCGGCACGATGGACGCCTCCAACCTGATCAAGCCGGCGCTGGCATCGGGCGAACTGCGCTGCATCGGCTCGACCACCTTCCAGGAATACCGCGGCATCTTCGAGAAGGACCGCGCATTGGCGCGGCGCTTCCAGAAGATCGACATCGTCGAGCCGACCGTGGGCGAGGCCTACGAAATCCTCAAGGGCCTGCGCCCGAAGTACGAGACGCATCACGGCGTGACCTACGCCGACGACGCCCTGCAGGCCGCGGTGGACCTGTCGGTCAAGCACATTGGCGACCGCCTGCTGCCGGACAAGGCCATCGACGTGATTGACGAGGCCGGCGCGCGCCAGCGGCTGCTGCCGGAGGACGAGCGCAAAGCGACCATCGACGTCGAGGAGGTCGAGGCCATCGTCGCCAAGATGGCGCGGATCCCGGCCAAGCAGGTCACCGCCACCGACAAGGACGTGCTGCAGCACCTGGAGCGCAACCTGAAGATGGTGATCTTCGGCCAGGACCCGGCGATCGAATCGCTGGCCTCGGCGATCAAGCTGTCGCGCTCGGGGCTGGGCAACCCGGAAAAGCCCATCGGCAACTTCCTGTTCGCCGGCCCCACCGGCGTCGGCAAGACCGAGGTCACCCGCCAGTTGGCGCTGCAGCTGGGCATCGAGCTGGTGCGCTTCGACATGAGCGAATACATGGAGCCGCATTCGATCAGCCGCCTGATCGGCGCGCCCCCGGGCTACGTCGGCTTCGACCAGGGTGGGCTGCTGACCGAGAAGATCGTCAAGACCCCGCACTGCGTGCTGCTGCTGGACGAGGTGGAGAAGGCGCACCCGGACATCTTCAATATCCTGCTGCAGGTCATGGACCGCGGCATCCTCACCGACACCAACGGCCGCGAGGCCAACTTCAAGAACGTGATCCTGGTGATGACCACCAATGCCGGCGCGGCGCAGGCCTCGCGGCGCTCGATCGGCTTCACCAAGCAGGACCACGCCACCGACGCGATGGAGGTGATCCGCCGCAGCTTCACCCCGGAATTCCGTAACCGCCTCGACGCGGTGGTGCAATTCCAGGCATTGGGCTTCGAGCACATCCTGCGGGTGGTGGACAAATTCCTGATCGAGCTGGAAATGCTGCTGCAGGACAAGCACGTCGCCCTGTCGGCCACGCCGGCCGCGCGCGACTGGCTGGCCCAGCACGGCTTCGACCCGGACATGGGCGCGCGGCCGATGGCGCGGGTCATCCAGGACCGGATCAAGCGCCCGCTGGCCGACGAGTTGCTGTTCGGCAAGCTGGTGGGTGGCGGCAAGGTCGGCATCGACGTGCGCGATGGCGAGCTGGTGGTCGAGGCCACGTCCGAACCGGAGCGCCTGTTGCCGGCAACGGTGTGA